From one Streptomyces sp. R41 genomic stretch:
- the egtD gene encoding L-histidine N(alpha)-methyltransferase has protein sequence MSPFLLTRTLPEDATDAALRADVLHGLTRTPKTLPPKWFYDAYGSELFEKITELPEYYPTRAEREILIARADEIARATGARTLVELGSGSSEKTRYLLKALPELHTYVPVDVSESALTQAGQALIAEHPDLNVHALIADFTGGLSLPGTPGPRLVAFLGGTIGNLLPAERATFLASVRALLSPGDTLLLGTDLVKDESVLVAAYDDAAGVTAAFNKNVLTVVNRELGADFDPDGFDHVALWDAEREWIEMRLRSRTAQTVKIPALDLAVDFADGEELRTEISAKFRKEGVRGELAAAGFELSHWWTDEEGRFALSLSTAG, from the coding sequence GTGAGTCCGTTCCTTCTCACCCGCACCCTGCCCGAGGACGCCACGGACGCCGCGCTGCGCGCCGACGTCCTGCATGGCCTCACCCGCACACCGAAGACGCTGCCGCCGAAGTGGTTCTACGACGCGTACGGCAGCGAGCTCTTCGAGAAGATCACCGAACTGCCCGAGTACTACCCGACGCGCGCCGAGCGGGAGATCCTGATCGCCCGGGCCGACGAGATCGCCCGGGCGACCGGCGCGCGCACCCTCGTCGAGCTGGGTTCCGGCTCGTCGGAGAAGACGCGGTATCTGCTCAAAGCACTGCCCGAGCTGCACACGTACGTCCCCGTCGACGTCAGCGAGAGCGCCCTCACCCAGGCCGGGCAGGCGCTGATCGCCGAGCACCCGGACCTCAACGTGCACGCGCTGATCGCCGACTTCACCGGCGGTCTCTCGCTTCCCGGCACGCCCGGGCCGCGGCTCGTGGCGTTCCTCGGCGGCACGATCGGCAATCTGCTGCCCGCCGAACGCGCCACGTTCCTGGCGTCCGTACGGGCCCTGCTGTCGCCCGGCGACACGCTGCTGCTGGGCACGGACCTGGTCAAGGACGAGTCGGTCCTGGTCGCCGCGTATGACGACGCGGCCGGGGTGACGGCCGCGTTCAACAAGAACGTACTGACCGTCGTCAACCGCGAGCTCGGCGCCGACTTCGACCCGGACGGGTTCGACCATGTCGCCCTCTGGGACGCCGAGCGGGAGTGGATCGAGATGCGGCTGCGGTCGCGTACGGCGCAGACCGTGAAGATCCCCGCCCTCGACCTCGCCGTCGACTTCGCGGACGGCGAGGAACTGCGCACCGAGATCTCGGCGAAGTTCCGCAAGGAGGGCGTGCGCGGCGAACTGGCCGCGGCGGGCTTCGAGTTGAGCCATTGGTGGACGGACGAGGAGGGCCGCTTCGCGCTGTCGCTGAGCACGGCCGGGTAG
- the egtC gene encoding ergothioneine biosynthesis protein EgtC, translating to MCRHLAFLGPEEPLGAVLLEPPHSLYRQSWAPRRQRYGTVNADGFGVGWYAEGDPVPARYRRTGPIWGDQSFADLARAVKASALLAAVRDATVAGADGEAAAAPFTAGPWLFSHNGAVLGWPGSLAPLAATLPAVELLSLEARCDSALVWALVLHRLRAGDDESQALADTVLEVAEAAPGSRLNLLLTNGDTITATAWGDTLWYLTEPGRRTVVASEPYDDDPHWQEVPDRTLLTASRTEVLLTPLKDMTDDMASAPPKEPRT from the coding sequence ATGTGCCGTCATCTTGCGTTCCTGGGACCAGAGGAACCGCTCGGAGCCGTCCTTTTGGAACCGCCGCACAGCCTGTACCGGCAGTCGTGGGCACCCCGGCGGCAGCGCTACGGGACGGTCAACGCCGATGGTTTCGGGGTGGGCTGGTACGCCGAGGGGGACCCCGTGCCCGCCCGGTACCGACGCACCGGGCCCATCTGGGGCGACCAGTCCTTCGCCGACCTGGCGCGTGCCGTCAAGGCCTCCGCTCTGCTCGCGGCGGTGCGGGACGCGACCGTGGCGGGCGCGGACGGGGAGGCCGCGGCGGCGCCGTTCACCGCGGGCCCCTGGCTGTTCAGCCACAACGGCGCCGTGCTCGGGTGGCCCGGCTCCCTCGCCCCGCTCGCCGCGACCCTGCCCGCGGTGGAGCTGCTGTCGCTGGAGGCCCGCTGCGACTCGGCGCTCGTGTGGGCGCTGGTCCTGCACCGGCTGCGCGCCGGCGACGACGAGAGCCAGGCGCTGGCCGACACGGTCCTGGAGGTCGCCGAGGCGGCCCCCGGGTCCCGGCTCAACCTGCTGCTCACCAACGGCGACACGATCACCGCGACCGCCTGGGGCGACACCCTCTGGTATCTCACCGAACCCGGCCGCCGCACCGTCGTGGCCTCCGAGCCCTACGACGACGATCCGCACTGGCAGGAGGTCCCCGACCGCACACTCCTCACGGCGAGCCGCACCGAGGTGCTGCTCACCCCGCTCAAGGACATGACCGACGACATGGCATCCGCACCACCGAAGGAGCCCCGTACGTGA
- the egtB gene encoding ergothioneine biosynthesis protein EgtB: MTAPETLPASLTDPESLRERALAALTTARDRTALLTSCVEEPELTAQHSPLMSPLVWDLAHIGNQEELWLLRAVAGREAMRPEIDGLYDAFEHPRAERPSLPLLPPAEARQYAAEVRGRALDVLESTAFQGTRLTEAGFAFGMIAQHEQQHDETMLITHQLRKGPAALTAPDPAPALFTGPAEVLVPGGPFVMGTSTEPWALDNERPAHRRTVPSFFIDTTPVTNAAYQAFIEDGGYGDRRWWTPEGWDHIRAHDIEAPLFWRRDGGQWLRRRFGATEVVPPDEPVLHVCWYEADAYARWAGRRLPTEAEWEKAARHDPATDRSTRYPWGDADPTPEHANLGQRHLRPAPAGSYPAGASPLGVRQLIGDVWEWTSSDLAPYPGFVAFPYREYSEVFFGPEYKVLRGGSFAVDPVACRGTFRNWDYPIRRQIFSGFRTARDAGPGSA; this comes from the coding sequence ATGACCGCCCCCGAAACCCTCCCCGCATCACTCACGGACCCGGAGTCACTCAGGGAACGCGCGCTGGCCGCGCTCACCACGGCCCGCGACCGCACCGCGCTCCTCACGTCCTGTGTGGAGGAGCCCGAACTGACCGCACAGCACTCGCCGTTGATGTCCCCGCTGGTCTGGGACCTCGCGCACATCGGCAACCAGGAGGAGCTGTGGCTGCTGCGCGCGGTCGCGGGGCGTGAGGCGATGCGTCCCGAGATCGACGGGCTGTACGACGCGTTCGAGCATCCGCGCGCCGAACGGCCCTCGCTGCCGCTGCTGCCACCCGCCGAGGCCCGCCAGTACGCGGCCGAGGTGCGCGGCCGGGCGCTGGACGTCCTGGAGAGCACCGCGTTCCAGGGCACGCGGCTGACCGAGGCGGGCTTCGCCTTCGGGATGATCGCGCAGCACGAGCAGCAGCACGACGAGACCATGCTGATCACTCACCAACTCCGCAAGGGACCGGCCGCCCTGACGGCACCGGACCCCGCGCCCGCTCTGTTCACCGGACCCGCCGAAGTGCTGGTGCCCGGCGGCCCGTTCGTGATGGGCACGTCCACCGAGCCGTGGGCGCTGGACAACGAACGGCCCGCGCACCGGCGTACGGTCCCGTCCTTCTTCATCGATACCACGCCGGTCACGAACGCCGCGTACCAGGCCTTCATCGAGGACGGTGGCTACGGCGACCGGCGCTGGTGGACTCCGGAAGGCTGGGACCACATCCGCGCCCACGACATCGAGGCACCGCTGTTCTGGCGCCGCGACGGCGGACAGTGGCTGCGGCGCCGCTTCGGTGCGACCGAGGTCGTACCGCCCGACGAGCCGGTGCTGCACGTGTGCTGGTACGAGGCGGACGCGTACGCGCGCTGGGCGGGGCGGCGGCTGCCCACCGAGGCCGAGTGGGAGAAGGCGGCCCGCCACGACCCGGCAACCGACCGTTCCACGCGCTATCCGTGGGGCGACGCCGACCCCACCCCCGAGCACGCCAACCTCGGCCAGCGCCATCTGCGCCCGGCCCCGGCCGGCAGCTATCCGGCGGGCGCATCGCCGCTGGGCGTACGGCAGTTGATCGGCGACGTGTGGGAGTGGACGTCGAGCGATCTGGCGCCCTACCCGGGCTTCGTGGCCTTCCCCTATCGGGAGTACTCGGAGGTGTTCTTCGGGCCGGAGTACAAGGTGCTGCGCGGTGGCTCGTTCGCGGTGGACCCGGTGGCCTGCCGGGGCACGTTCCGCAACTGGGACTATCCGATCAGGCGGCAGATCTTCTCCGGCTTCCGGACGGCCCGGGACGCCGGGCCCGGGAGCGCCTGA
- the egtA gene encoding ergothioneine biosynthesis glutamate--cysteine ligase EgtA, with product MSDSVSDCTERRSAVTEAEVEALVRGICFKTGPPRYLGVEVEWLVHELRLPQLPVPPARLEAAYAALRALPLRSALTVEPGGQLELSSAPAASLMECIRSVSADLDAVRATLRESGLGLSGYGHDPWNPPSRFLHEPRYDAMERYLDRAGPEGRAMMCSSASVQVCLDAGYEEPGPLGHGRRWWLAHQLGAVLVAAFAHSPLAQGRHTGWRSTRQSLWAAMDPGRSSAPPLGAEPRAAWARRVLDAPVMCVRAPDGSPWGVPEGMTFREWTRSGTPPDRADLDYHLTTLFPPVRPRGHLELRMIDAQPGDDGWIVPLAVTAALFDDAEAAEIAYRTVKPLAERADSLPAPCNPLWQEAARNGLADPELREAAVTCFAAAAEALPRLGATTAVLDAVAEFTDRYVARGRCPADDLLSQLHRQSPGQSHGQSHGRSHGQFHGKDIRT from the coding sequence ATGTCCGATTCGGTGAGTGACTGTACGGAGCGCCGCTCCGCAGTCACCGAGGCCGAGGTGGAGGCGCTGGTCCGTGGCATCTGCTTCAAGACCGGTCCGCCCCGCTACCTCGGTGTCGAAGTGGAATGGCTCGTCCACGAGCTGCGGCTGCCGCAGCTCCCGGTACCACCCGCACGACTCGAAGCGGCATATGCCGCACTACGGGCCCTGCCTCTGCGTTCGGCGCTCACCGTCGAACCCGGCGGCCAGCTGGAGCTCAGTTCGGCTCCCGCCGCCTCCCTGATGGAGTGCATCCGGTCCGTCTCGGCCGACCTCGACGCCGTACGCGCGACGCTGCGTGAGTCGGGCCTCGGCCTCAGTGGTTACGGCCACGATCCCTGGAACCCCCCGAGCCGATTCCTCCATGAGCCGCGCTACGACGCCATGGAGCGGTATCTCGACCGCGCGGGACCGGAGGGCCGCGCCATGATGTGCAGCTCGGCCTCCGTCCAGGTGTGCCTGGACGCCGGGTACGAGGAGCCGGGCCCGCTCGGGCACGGGCGGCGCTGGTGGCTGGCGCACCAGCTGGGCGCGGTCCTGGTGGCCGCGTTCGCCCACTCCCCCCTTGCCCAGGGACGGCACACCGGCTGGCGCTCCACGCGGCAGTCGCTGTGGGCGGCGATGGACCCAGGGCGGTCCAGCGCGCCCCCCTTGGGCGCCGAGCCGCGCGCCGCCTGGGCCCGGCGTGTGCTGGACGCGCCGGTGATGTGCGTACGGGCGCCGGACGGCAGCCCCTGGGGCGTACCGGAGGGTATGACGTTCCGGGAGTGGACCCGGTCCGGCACGCCACCGGACCGGGCGGATCTCGACTATCACCTGACGACCCTGTTCCCGCCGGTGCGTCCGCGCGGCCATCTGGAACTCCGCATGATCGACGCGCAGCCGGGCGACGACGGGTGGATCGTGCCGCTCGCCGTCACCGCGGCTCTCTTCGACGACGCGGAGGCCGCCGAGATCGCCTACCGGACCGTCAAGCCCCTCGCCGAGCGGGCGGACTCGCTGCCGGCCCCGTGCAATCCGCTGTGGCAGGAGGCAGCGCGGAACGGCCTGGCCGATCCGGAGCTGCGCGAGGCCGCCGTCACCTGTTTCGCGGCGGCGGCCGAGGCCCTGCCCCGGCTGGGGGCCACCACCGCAGTCCTGGACGCCGTGGCGGAGTTCACCGACCGCTACGTGGCCCGGGGCCGTTGCCCGGCCGATGATCTGCTCAGTCAACTGCACCGTCAATCCCCCGGCCAATCCCACGGTCAATCTCACGGCCGGTCGCACGGTCAGTTCCACGGGAAGGACATCCGCACATGA
- a CDS encoding TIGR02452 family protein yields MSTRLRAIAQQTEEIVAAGAYRASDGREVPIAAPVEAARAGTRMYGPEPVETPPVTPVDTVFEVTGESSLEAARRLARESEPVAVLNFASARNPGGGYLNGAQAQEEALCRASALYTCLLRVREFYDHHRAHRDPFYTDRVIHSPAVPVFRDDRGRLLDEPYTTGFLTAAAPNAGVVLRTAPERAAELPHALAVRGERVLETAAAQGYRRLVLGAWGCGVFRNDPAQVAEAFKDLLVKGRFEGHFEHVVFGILDRTSGGATRRAFDQAFASAAGAR; encoded by the coding sequence ATGAGCACGCGCCTGCGCGCGATCGCGCAGCAGACGGAGGAAATCGTCGCGGCGGGGGCGTACCGCGCGTCCGACGGGCGCGAGGTTCCGATCGCCGCGCCGGTCGAGGCCGCCCGGGCCGGGACGCGGATGTACGGGCCGGAGCCGGTGGAGACACCGCCGGTCACTCCCGTCGACACCGTGTTCGAGGTGACGGGCGAGAGCAGCCTGGAGGCCGCTCGAAGGCTCGCCCGGGAGAGTGAACCCGTCGCCGTCCTGAACTTCGCCTCCGCCCGCAATCCTGGCGGCGGCTACCTGAACGGCGCGCAGGCCCAGGAAGAGGCCCTGTGCCGGGCCTCCGCGCTGTACACGTGCCTCCTGCGGGTCCGGGAGTTCTACGACCACCACCGCGCCCACCGCGACCCGTTCTACACGGACCGTGTCATCCACTCACCCGCCGTGCCCGTCTTCCGCGACGACCGCGGCCGACTCCTCGACGAGCCGTACACGACCGGATTCCTGACCGCCGCGGCACCCAACGCGGGCGTCGTCCTGCGCACCGCTCCGGAGCGCGCGGCCGAGCTGCCGCACGCCCTCGCCGTACGCGGCGAGCGCGTCCTGGAGACCGCCGCGGCGCAGGGCTACCGACGGCTGGTGCTCGGTGCGTGGGGTTGTGGGGTGTTCCGGAACGACCCGGCGCAGGTGGCCGAGGCGTTCAAGGACCTGCTGGTCAAGGGCCGCTTCGAGGGGCACTTCGAGCACGTGGTGTTCGGGATTCTGGACCGCACGTCGGGTGGGGCGACGCGCAGGGCGTTCGACCAAGCGTTCGCATCTGCGGCGGGGGCCCGCTGA
- a CDS encoding LysE family translocator: protein MVSTDRLLAFTAMSFLLIVIPGPSVLFVIGRALAQGRRAALTTVAGNTLGAYVLVVAVALGVGAVVERSVLVFTALKLVGAAYLVYLGVKAVRQRGSLHAAFTGDVPTRGSLRTLWEGFAVGVANPKTIVFFAAVLPQFVDRGQGHVTVQMLLLGLVFNVIAVASDSVWGLVAATARSWFARSPQRLAMVGGVGGLTMIGLGVTVAATGRKD from the coding sequence ATGGTGTCTACCGACCGACTGCTGGCCTTCACGGCCATGTCGTTCTTGCTGATCGTGATACCCGGTCCCAGCGTGCTGTTCGTGATCGGGCGGGCGTTGGCGCAGGGGCGGCGTGCCGCGCTGACCACGGTCGCGGGGAACACGCTGGGAGCCTACGTACTCGTCGTGGCCGTGGCGCTCGGGGTGGGGGCCGTTGTGGAGCGTTCGGTCCTCGTCTTCACAGCCCTGAAGCTCGTGGGCGCCGCGTATCTGGTGTATCTCGGTGTCAAAGCGGTGCGGCAGCGCGGGTCGTTGCATGCCGCGTTCACCGGTGACGTTCCCACGCGTGGCAGCCTGCGCACATTGTGGGAGGGCTTCGCGGTCGGCGTGGCCAATCCCAAGACCATCGTGTTCTTCGCCGCCGTGCTGCCTCAGTTCGTCGACCGTGGCCAGGGGCACGTCACGGTTCAAATGCTGTTGCTCGGTCTGGTCTTCAACGTCATCGCGGTGGCTTCTGACAGCGTGTGGGGATTGGTCGCGGCCACCGCGCGGAGCTGGTTTGCCCGTTCACCGCAGCGGCTCGCGATGGTCGGCGGGGTTGGTGGGCTCACGATGATCGGTCTCGGTGTCACCGTCGCCGCGACAGGCCGCAAGGATTAG
- a CDS encoding maleylpyruvate isomerase N-terminal domain-containing protein, producing MDLFSRSWTALRTAVAELPDEDFARPSGCAGWLVRDLVCHLIIDAQDVLITLVTPAETEPTRDAVTYWDVAETPPTGDDPLDALTVRLAAAYEEPWLLKFHLDDIGSAAGRAAGLADPALRVGTRDEVLTAGDYLCAYVLEWTLHHLDLIAHLADAAEPPAEGLARSRELLEKIAGAAFPPSFSDKDALLIGTGRRAPAEAEKAELGELAAKLPLVLG from the coding sequence GTGGATCTCTTCTCCCGCTCGTGGACAGCGTTGCGCACAGCGGTCGCCGAACTCCCGGACGAGGACTTCGCGCGGCCGTCCGGCTGCGCCGGCTGGCTCGTACGGGACTTGGTGTGCCACCTGATCATCGACGCTCAGGACGTCCTGATCACCCTCGTCACCCCCGCCGAAACGGAACCGACCCGGGACGCGGTGACCTACTGGGATGTCGCCGAGACGCCGCCGACCGGCGACGACCCGCTCGACGCGCTGACTGTCCGTCTGGCCGCCGCGTACGAAGAGCCGTGGCTGCTCAAGTTCCATCTCGACGACATCGGTTCGGCCGCCGGTCGCGCCGCCGGACTCGCGGATCCCGCGCTCCGGGTCGGCACCCGCGACGAGGTGCTCACCGCGGGCGACTACCTCTGCGCGTACGTCCTGGAATGGACGCTGCACCACCTCGACCTGATCGCACACCTCGCGGACGCGGCGGAGCCACCCGCCGAGGGGCTCGCCCGGTCGCGCGAGCTGCTGGAGAAGATCGCCGGTGCGGCGTTTCCCCCGTCGTTCTCCGACAAGGACGCGCTGCTGATCGGCACCGGACGGCGTGCCCCGGCCGAAGCGGAGAAGGCCGAACTGGGTGAGCTGGCCGCGAAACTCCCGCTCGTCCTCGGCTGA
- a CDS encoding YciI family protein, which yields MEFFCYHRDRPGSVTLRNELLEEHWSYMDRYEREMIARGPTLSSDGDTPTGSVHIVDLPDSAAARAFAFNEPNYQAGAYRDVLLRRWRNMLGRTMWDFPGGRTGGSRYLVLGLGAGQAADLIVPPDRDELIAYGPLLSDDGATWLGTAVLLRAPDPDTARAVLTPDRHAHIEVHDWQFGGRPS from the coding sequence ATGGAGTTCTTCTGTTACCACCGCGACCGGCCCGGCTCCGTCACGCTGCGCAACGAGCTGCTGGAAGAGCACTGGTCCTACATGGACCGGTACGAGAGGGAGATGATCGCCCGCGGCCCGACCCTCTCCAGCGACGGAGACACGCCCACCGGCAGTGTGCACATCGTCGACCTGCCAGATTCCGCCGCCGCCCGCGCGTTCGCCTTCAACGAGCCCAACTATCAGGCCGGCGCGTACCGGGACGTGCTGCTGCGCAGATGGCGCAACATGCTGGGACGCACCATGTGGGATTTCCCTGGTGGCCGGACCGGTGGCAGCCGGTATCTGGTGCTCGGCCTCGGCGCGGGGCAGGCCGCCGACCTCATCGTGCCGCCCGACCGTGACGAGCTGATCGCGTACGGGCCGCTGCTGTCCGACGACGGCGCCACCTGGCTGGGTACGGCGGTGCTGCTCCGGGCCCCGGACCCGGACACGGCACGCGCCGTCCTGACCCCGGACCGGCATGCCCACATCGAAGTCCACGACTGGCAGTTCGGCGGGCGGCCGTCATGA
- a CDS encoding type II toxin-antitoxin system PemK/MazF family toxin, with protein MTAFTDEDVPGRYGPTATTEAEPREVGRVRTEYSPAHDGDPDPGEIVWTWVPFEENDGRGKDRPVLVVAREAAGTFLAVQLSSKRHDGDREWVPIGSGPWDRSGRDSWVDVDRVLRLHEEGMRREACALDRMRFNSVVHRLRERYGWR; from the coding sequence GTGACTGCCTTTACCGACGAAGATGTTCCCGGCCGCTACGGGCCCACCGCGACCACCGAGGCCGAGCCCCGCGAGGTGGGGCGAGTGCGGACCGAGTACTCCCCCGCGCATGACGGCGACCCCGATCCCGGTGAGATCGTCTGGACGTGGGTGCCCTTCGAGGAGAACGACGGGCGGGGCAAGGACCGTCCGGTGCTCGTCGTCGCACGCGAGGCCGCCGGCACCTTCCTCGCCGTGCAGCTCTCCAGCAAGCGGCACGACGGCGACCGGGAGTGGGTGCCGATCGGCTCCGGTCCATGGGACCGGTCCGGGCGCGACTCGTGGGTGGACGTGGATCGCGTGCTGCGGCTGCATGAGGAGGGGATGCGGCGGGAGGCGTGTGCGCTGGATCGGATGCGGTTCAATTCGGTGGTGCATCGGTTGCGGGAGCGGTACGGGTGGCGTTGA
- a CDS encoding SPFH domain-containing protein, producing the protein MPMVVGVVAGAVVLALIFIVVVFKLMWRVAEPNEALIISGSKHRTEGLEEGMGFRIVTGRGTLVLPGVQAVRKISLDLNETELHVDCVTHQGIPLKVRGVVIFKVGDDFVSIANAGRRFLDQQKLMAERVHNVFAGHLRSIVGGLTVEDMIRDREKLTGQTRAACGTEMEKLGLIVDSLQIHEIEDPTGYIKNLAMPHAAAVQRDARIAQAEANRLATEAEQQAAARMSEATRDSEILQAGYQAERDKAAAKAQQAGPLAFAAAQQDVVVQETRVAELEAHRREQQLQADVRKPADAKAYEIRARAEAERDARISAAQAKAKETELAAAAEATRVKTAANADAEATKARGAAAASATRATGEAEAAAAQAKGLATAEATRAQGLAEAEAIKARAAALAENQEAVVAQQLAENWPEIVQAGASAFGNVEHMVLLNGADGMSDMFAKALTMGGTGLGLARQLLASMNQNGTAGNGTAPGLNGFVPPRTEKVPVEKDEG; encoded by the coding sequence ATGCCGATGGTTGTCGGCGTCGTGGCGGGGGCGGTTGTCCTCGCACTGATCTTCATCGTTGTGGTCTTCAAGCTCATGTGGCGCGTCGCGGAGCCCAACGAAGCACTGATCATCTCCGGTTCGAAGCATCGGACCGAAGGCCTTGAAGAAGGCATGGGATTCCGCATCGTGACGGGGCGCGGCACGCTGGTGCTGCCGGGCGTGCAGGCGGTGCGCAAGATCTCGCTCGACCTCAACGAGACCGAGCTGCACGTGGACTGCGTGACGCACCAGGGCATCCCGCTCAAGGTGCGGGGCGTGGTCATCTTCAAGGTGGGCGACGACTTCGTGTCGATCGCCAACGCGGGCCGCCGCTTCCTCGACCAGCAGAAGCTGATGGCGGAGCGGGTGCACAACGTGTTCGCCGGTCATCTGCGGTCCATCGTCGGCGGGTTGACCGTCGAGGACATGATCCGCGACCGCGAGAAGCTGACCGGCCAGACCCGGGCCGCCTGCGGTACGGAGATGGAGAAGCTGGGTCTGATCGTCGACTCACTGCAGATCCACGAGATCGAGGACCCGACCGGGTACATCAAGAACCTCGCGATGCCGCACGCCGCCGCCGTCCAGCGGGACGCGCGGATCGCGCAGGCGGAGGCGAATCGTCTCGCCACCGAGGCCGAGCAGCAGGCCGCGGCCCGGATGTCGGAAGCCACCCGGGACAGCGAGATCCTGCAGGCCGGCTACCAGGCCGAGCGCGACAAGGCGGCCGCCAAGGCCCAGCAGGCCGGACCGCTCGCCTTCGCGGCCGCCCAGCAGGACGTCGTCGTACAGGAGACACGCGTCGCCGAACTCGAGGCGCACCGCCGCGAGCAGCAGCTCCAGGCGGACGTCCGCAAGCCGGCGGACGCCAAGGCGTACGAGATCCGCGCGCGGGCCGAGGCCGAGCGTGACGCGCGCATTTCGGCCGCGCAGGCCAAGGCGAAGGAGACCGAGCTGGCGGCCGCGGCCGAGGCGACCCGGGTCAAGACGGCCGCCAACGCGGACGCCGAGGCGACCAAGGCCCGGGGCGCGGCCGCCGCGTCGGCGACCCGCGCCACCGGTGAGGCCGAGGCCGCCGCCGCTCAGGCCAAGGGTCTGGCGACGGCCGAGGCGACCCGTGCGCAGGGTCTGGCGGAGGCCGAGGCCATCAAGGCGCGGGCCGCCGCCCTCGCCGAGAACCAGGAGGCCGTCGTCGCCCAGCAACTCGCCGAGAACTGGCCGGAGATCGTCCAGGCGGGCGCGAGCGCGTTCGGCAACGTCGAGCACATGGTGCTGCTCAACGGCGCCGACGGCATGTCGGACATGTTCGCCAAGGCGCTCACCATGGGCGGCACGGGCCTGGGCCTGGCACGCCAGTTGCTCGCGTCGATGAACCAGAACGGGACGGCGGGCAACGGCACGGCGCCCGGGCTCAACGGGTTCGTACCGCCGCGCACCGAGAAGGTACCGGTGGAGAAGGACGAGGGGTGA
- a CDS encoding aldo/keto reductase produces the protein MTGDGQVGGHHEALRVSPFALGAMTFGEDPGGAGCSVEESEKILATYLDLGVDTANFYTNGHSEKILGDWFAARPGRRDHVVLASKFFGNLYPGDPNGGGAGRSSIIAQLDETLRRLRTDYLDLYWLHNWDRRTPIEETLRTLDDLVRAGKIRYIGFSNTPGWVTAQAQTTALLKGWTPLIALQVEYSLLARTVEGELAPLALDQGMALVPWSPLKNGFLSGKYRRDTQVTDSARTAFVGGPSEDEFTVIDTVAAIADELGTTSAAVSLAWLRAREGTVVPIIGARRVDHLADNIAGLEVTLTPEHLHTLDEVSAPTLSYPAPMHGALRAMLQFAGTTVDGEASTVYPPLLQSAVRY, from the coding sequence ATGACCGGTGACGGGCAGGTCGGCGGTCACCACGAGGCACTGCGGGTCAGCCCGTTCGCGCTCGGCGCGATGACCTTCGGCGAGGATCCCGGCGGCGCCGGATGCAGCGTCGAGGAGTCGGAGAAGATCCTCGCGACCTACCTGGACCTCGGCGTCGACACCGCGAACTTCTACACCAACGGTCACTCGGAGAAGATCCTCGGCGACTGGTTCGCCGCCCGTCCCGGCCGGCGCGATCACGTGGTGCTGGCGTCGAAGTTCTTCGGCAACCTCTACCCCGGTGACCCCAACGGCGGCGGTGCGGGCCGCTCGTCGATCATCGCCCAGCTCGACGAGACCCTGCGCCGCCTGCGTACCGACTACCTGGACCTGTACTGGCTGCACAACTGGGACCGGCGCACTCCGATCGAGGAGACGCTGCGCACCCTCGACGACCTGGTCCGGGCCGGAAAGATCCGCTACATCGGGTTCTCCAACACGCCGGGCTGGGTCACCGCCCAGGCCCAGACCACCGCGCTGCTGAAGGGATGGACCCCGCTGATCGCGCTGCAGGTCGAGTACTCGCTGCTGGCGCGCACGGTCGAGGGCGAACTCGCGCCGCTCGCGCTCGATCAGGGCATGGCGCTGGTTCCCTGGAGCCCGCTGAAGAACGGCTTCCTGTCCGGCAAGTACCGGCGCGACACCCAGGTCACCGACTCCGCCCGCACGGCCTTCGTCGGCGGCCCCAGCGAGGACGAGTTCACGGTCATCGACACCGTCGCCGCCATCGCCGACGAGCTCGGCACCACCTCCGCGGCGGTGTCGCTGGCCTGGCTGCGCGCCCGCGAGGGCACCGTAGTGCCCATCATCGGCGCCCGTCGCGTGGACCATCTGGCCGACAACATCGCCGGCCTGGAGGTGACGCTCACCCCCGAGCACCTGCACACGCTCGACGAGGTCTCGGCCCCGACCCTGAGCTACCCGGCACCGATGCATGGTGCGCTGCGGGCGATGCTGCAGTTCGCGGGGACCACCGTCGACGGTGAAGCGTCCACCGTGTATCCACCGCTGCTGCAGAGTGCCGTCCGCTACTGA